In the Natronobacterium texcoconense genome, one interval contains:
- a CDS encoding DUF2178 domain-containing protein codes for MSDTMLPTASSPERTRRRYERLVYGIFAIAIVGLLAGLVIGQQLAGTAIYLVGVWLGAVVAYLVPTVSNVRFYDERDERLVERASSLTMSVAFVVGISIVPALYVLGAAGYVTITETMWGGIYVASALFLLWGLCYGIVTHR; via the coding sequence ATGTCCGACACCATGTTACCGACTGCAAGCTCGCCGGAGCGTACCCGCCGGCGGTACGAACGGCTCGTGTACGGCATCTTCGCGATAGCGATCGTCGGATTGCTCGCGGGGCTCGTGATCGGCCAACAGCTCGCGGGAACGGCGATTTACCTCGTGGGAGTCTGGCTGGGCGCGGTCGTCGCCTACCTGGTGCCGACAGTCAGCAACGTTCGGTTCTACGACGAACGGGACGAGAGACTGGTAGAACGCGCCAGCAGCCTGACGATGTCCGTCGCGTTCGTGGTCGGCATCAGTATCGTTCCCGCACTGTACGTCCTCGGCGCAGCGGGCTACGTGACGATCACGGAGACGATGTGGGGTGGAATTTACGTCGCGTCGGCACTGTTCCTCCTCTGGGGTCTCTGCTACGGTATCGTCACGCATCGATAG
- a CDS encoding L-aspartate oxidase, with protein sequence MTAEHDTTDVLVVGSGIAGCAAALAAAREGSDVLLVTKAERPDDASTDWAQGGISTTRGDPGSLKEDVLEASDGTADPDAVDVLVEHADDAVEDVLVDTLEIPFDETDDGEFDYTREAAHSDRRILHVDAATGSHVLRPFLNYVDDHDRIEVRQDTAALELITDEGRISGVLTDEEATGKPIFAGATVLATGGIGALYERSTNPDDATGDGIAMAALAGADVEDLEYVQFHPTVYAGDDPFLLSEALRGEGAVLRNGDGERFMPDYHPDAELAPRDVVARAVATEREETGEIVLDVSTLEGEFEDEFPTIAEKCRDRGVDGEEIPVAPCQHFLCGGIDVDDRGRASLERLYAVGECARTGVHGANRLASTSLLEGLVWGLRAGEDAAARDLEPTVVDAPELRDSDPDLPERFAAEKFTRLQATMDEYLGLERDPDEISRASSVLRRLKGEVDAYVRTRTARDLYELRNATVTAVLIARAASENAESKGCHYVVDGDDREAVAGSQP encoded by the coding sequence ATGACCGCCGAACACGACACCACGGACGTCCTCGTCGTCGGCAGCGGTATCGCTGGCTGTGCGGCCGCACTCGCCGCTGCACGCGAGGGAAGCGATGTACTGCTGGTGACCAAGGCCGAACGACCCGACGACGCCAGCACCGACTGGGCCCAGGGCGGCATCTCGACGACCCGTGGCGATCCCGGGAGCCTCAAGGAAGACGTGCTCGAGGCCAGCGACGGCACCGCCGACCCCGACGCCGTGGACGTCCTCGTCGAACACGCCGACGACGCGGTCGAGGACGTTCTCGTCGATACCCTCGAGATTCCGTTCGACGAAACCGACGACGGCGAGTTCGACTACACGCGAGAGGCAGCCCACTCCGACCGTCGCATCCTTCACGTCGACGCCGCCACTGGAAGCCACGTCCTGCGGCCGTTCCTGAACTACGTCGACGACCACGACCGAATCGAGGTGCGACAGGATACCGCCGCACTCGAGTTGATCACCGACGAGGGACGAATTAGTGGCGTCCTTACCGACGAAGAAGCGACCGGAAAGCCGATCTTCGCCGGCGCGACCGTCCTCGCGACCGGTGGCATCGGCGCGCTCTACGAACGGTCGACCAACCCCGACGACGCCACCGGCGACGGGATTGCCATGGCTGCTCTCGCTGGTGCGGACGTCGAGGACCTCGAGTACGTGCAGTTTCACCCGACGGTGTACGCTGGTGACGATCCGTTCTTGCTGTCCGAAGCCCTCCGCGGCGAGGGGGCTGTACTGCGAAACGGCGACGGCGAGCGATTCATGCCAGACTACCACCCCGACGCCGAACTCGCGCCACGGGACGTCGTCGCCCGCGCCGTCGCGACCGAACGCGAGGAGACCGGCGAGATCGTCCTGGACGTGAGTACGCTCGAGGGCGAGTTCGAGGACGAGTTCCCCACCATTGCGGAGAAGTGCCGCGACCGCGGGGTCGACGGCGAAGAGATTCCGGTCGCTCCCTGCCAGCACTTCCTCTGTGGCGGGATCGACGTCGACGACCGTGGCCGCGCGAGCCTCGAGCGACTGTACGCCGTCGGCGAGTGCGCCCGCACGGGCGTCCACGGCGCGAACCGGCTGGCGAGTACCAGCCTGCTCGAGGGGCTGGTCTGGGGACTACGGGCCGGCGAGGACGCCGCGGCCCGCGACCTCGAGCCGACCGTCGTCGACGCGCCGGAACTCCGCGACAGCGACCCCGACCTCCCGGAACGGTTCGCCGCCGAGAAGTTCACCCGGCTACAGGCGACGATGGACGAGTACCTCGGCCTCGAGCGCGACCCCGACGAAATATCCCGTGCGAGCAGCGTCCTCCGGCGACTCAAGGGCGAGGTCGACGCCTACGTCCGGACCCGTACTGCTCGTGACCTCTACGAACTGCGGAACGCAACCGTCACGGCCGTGCTGATCGCTCGTGCCGCGAGCGAGAACGCGGAGTCGAAGGGCTGTCACTACGTCGTCGACGGGGACGACCGGGAAGCGGTCGCCGGGAGCCAGCCCTGA
- a CDS encoding helix-turn-helix transcriptional regulator, whose protein sequence is MENDLSERRETADISQGDLAEAVDVTRQTINAIERDRYDPSLELAFKLADHFDCRIEDLFDPEFDDNGSLNE, encoded by the coding sequence ATGGAGAACGATCTCTCCGAACGGCGCGAGACGGCGGATATCAGCCAGGGAGACCTCGCGGAGGCCGTCGACGTCACCCGACAGACGATAAACGCAATCGAACGCGACCGGTACGATCCGTCGCTGGAACTGGCGTTCAAACTGGCCGACCACTTCGACTGCCGGATCGAGGACCTCTTCGACCCGGAATTCGACGACAACGGCTCGCTGAACGAGTAG
- a CDS encoding HalOD1 output domain-containing protein: MTERGIYESNGRNCGRRVQYDRTEGESASIAVATALARYHDEDATDSSTRLYDYVDPEALDALVPRDGEDDRTASVVEFVVDRATVRVTPGKVEVSAQD; this comes from the coding sequence ATGACGGAAAGAGGGATATATGAGTCGAACGGGCGCAACTGCGGGCGGCGCGTCCAGTACGACCGAACGGAGGGTGAATCGGCAAGTATCGCCGTTGCGACGGCCCTTGCACGATACCACGACGAAGATGCTACCGACTCGAGTACGCGGCTGTACGATTACGTCGATCCGGAAGCGCTCGACGCGCTGGTCCCGAGGGATGGGGAAGACGACCGGACGGCGTCGGTGGTGGAGTTTGTAGTCGACCGAGCGACGGTTCGGGTGACACCCGGTAAGGTCGAGGTGTCGGCGCAGGACTGA
- the nadA gene encoding quinolinate synthase NadA → MVKMETAELETDLSLFKYDNLEQLPPRYRDLETEERTERIEAALEELGDDVVVLGHNYQRREIVEHADFIGDSYQLSKEAANADAEYVVFGGVTFMAESADIITDDDQTVILPSMEASCPMAGMAEALQVDSAWAEITAAAPDADIVPITYMNSYADLKAFCASQGGLVCTSSNAHRAFEWAFERGDKVLFLPDKHLGENTAHRLGMEDEIATWDPWDPEGKDAEEVTESDIVLWDGYCQVHERFREDHIEEIREDNPDANVVVHPECRREVVEAADVVGSTSTICETVENADPGETWAIGTEIHLTNHLQRWHPEVEVLPLCGEACMDCNAMRQIDPNYLAWVLEELAEGRERNVIEVASEEKELAKVALDRMLEI, encoded by the coding sequence ATGGTCAAAATGGAAACGGCGGAACTGGAGACCGATCTCAGTCTGTTCAAATACGACAACCTCGAGCAACTGCCGCCTCGATACCGGGACCTCGAGACGGAGGAGCGAACGGAGCGCATCGAGGCCGCGCTCGAGGAACTGGGCGACGACGTCGTCGTCCTCGGGCACAACTACCAGCGACGGGAGATTGTCGAGCACGCCGACTTCATCGGTGACTCCTACCAGCTATCGAAGGAGGCAGCCAACGCGGACGCCGAGTACGTCGTCTTCGGCGGCGTGACGTTCATGGCCGAGAGCGCGGACATCATCACCGACGACGACCAGACGGTGATCCTCCCGTCGATGGAGGCCTCGTGTCCGATGGCAGGAATGGCCGAGGCCCTGCAGGTCGACAGCGCGTGGGCGGAGATCACCGCGGCCGCGCCCGACGCCGACATCGTCCCGATCACGTACATGAACTCCTACGCCGACCTGAAGGCCTTCTGTGCGAGCCAGGGTGGGCTGGTCTGTACCTCCTCGAACGCCCACCGCGCGTTCGAGTGGGCGTTCGAACGCGGCGACAAGGTGCTGTTCCTGCCGGACAAGCACCTCGGGGAGAACACGGCCCACAGGCTCGGGATGGAAGACGAGATTGCGACGTGGGACCCGTGGGATCCCGAGGGCAAAGATGCTGAAGAGGTCACCGAGAGCGACATCGTCCTCTGGGACGGCTACTGCCAGGTCCACGAACGGTTCCGCGAGGACCACATCGAGGAGATTCGCGAGGACAACCCCGACGCGAACGTCGTCGTCCACCCCGAGTGTCGCCGCGAGGTCGTCGAAGCCGCCGACGTCGTCGGCTCGACGAGCACCATCTGCGAGACCGTCGAGAACGCCGACCCCGGCGAGACGTGGGCGATCGGCACCGAGATCCACCTCACGAACCACCTGCAGCGGTGGCACCCCGAAGTCGAGGTGCTCCCGCTCTGTGGCGAGGCCTGCATGGACTGCAACGCCATGCGCCAGATCGACCCCAACTACCTCGCGTGGGTGCTCGAGGAACTCGCCGAGGGTCGAGAACGCAACGTGATCGAGGTCGCCTCCGAGGAGAAGGAACTCGCGAAGGTCGCACTCGACCGCATGCTCGAGATCTAA
- a CDS encoding DUF547 domain-containing protein — MPTQIDPLSLSGDLLYAVKTEDETDTDRLRERLATLGRSQLGPALSSRERKLSFWLNCYNAYAQLRLEEEPGILEGGFLDRWKFFGRDRVPVAGCWLSLNDIEHGLLRSSKHPWGLGYLPRPFPSSFEREFRLERCDPRVHFALCRGSENSPPIAIYSPADVDEELDIAIEWFLEENVEYDAETDVASIPRFFRRYRGDFGGKRGIVEFLRRYNAISDDATPTLEYEASDRAPDFDLDLELDELRP; from the coding sequence ATGCCTACCCAGATAGATCCCCTCTCCCTGTCTGGCGATCTGCTCTACGCCGTCAAGACCGAAGACGAGACCGACACCGATCGGTTACGCGAACGGCTCGCGACGCTCGGTCGTTCCCAGCTAGGACCGGCGCTGTCGAGTCGCGAGCGAAAACTCTCGTTCTGGCTCAACTGCTACAACGCCTACGCACAGCTCCGTCTGGAGGAGGAACCGGGGATCCTCGAGGGTGGGTTTCTCGACCGATGGAAGTTCTTCGGCCGGGATCGGGTGCCGGTCGCCGGCTGCTGGCTGAGTCTCAACGACATCGAGCACGGACTCCTGCGCAGTTCGAAACACCCGTGGGGACTGGGCTACCTGCCGCGACCGTTCCCCTCGTCGTTCGAGCGGGAGTTTCGACTCGAGCGCTGCGATCCACGGGTACACTTCGCACTCTGCCGGGGCTCAGAGAACAGCCCGCCGATCGCGATCTACTCGCCGGCCGACGTCGACGAGGAACTCGACATCGCGATCGAATGGTTTCTCGAGGAGAACGTCGAGTACGACGCCGAGACGGACGTCGCGTCGATCCCGCGCTTTTTCCGCCGGTACCGCGGTGACTTCGGCGGCAAGCGCGGGATCGTCGAGTTCCTCCGGCGGTACAACGCGATCTCGGACGACGCGACGCCGACGCTCGAGTACGAGGCCTCCGATCGAGCGCCGGATTTCGATCTGGACCTCGAGCTAGACGAGTTGCGTCCGTAG
- a CDS encoding nucleoside phosphorylase: MGTQPHLLVEEGDLTDIALIPGDPGRVDRIASHCDEAETVAQNREYKVVNATYEGRELTICSTGIGCPSAAIAIEEMANVGVETFVRVGTTGALQSDIEIGDMIVATGAAKNEGTSKRYEDVSYPAVPDYDVLSALVDSAEANDEDVHVGPIASDDAYYAETDEYVADWEDAGMLSVEMEAAAVFSLARRKGLRAGAICTVDGNLVEGTQKGTDTEDDELPEKAKNNVGRAIDIALEAATEL; the protein is encoded by the coding sequence ATGGGAACCCAACCGCATCTGCTGGTAGAGGAGGGAGACCTGACCGATATCGCGCTCATTCCGGGCGATCCGGGTCGGGTCGACCGTATCGCCAGCCACTGTGACGAGGCCGAGACAGTCGCACAGAACCGCGAGTACAAGGTCGTCAACGCGACCTACGAGGGTCGCGAACTGACGATCTGCTCGACGGGGATCGGCTGCCCGTCCGCGGCGATCGCGATCGAAGAGATGGCTAACGTCGGTGTCGAGACGTTCGTCCGCGTCGGCACGACCGGCGCTTTGCAGTCCGACATCGAGATCGGCGACATGATCGTCGCGACCGGTGCGGCGAAAAACGAGGGCACCTCGAAACGCTACGAGGACGTCTCCTACCCCGCCGTTCCGGACTACGACGTGCTCTCCGCGCTGGTCGACTCCGCGGAAGCCAACGACGAGGACGTCCACGTCGGCCCGATCGCCTCCGACGACGCCTACTACGCCGAAACCGACGAATACGTTGCCGACTGGGAGGACGCCGGCATGCTGTCGGTCGAGATGGAGGCCGCCGCCGTCTTCTCGCTGGCCCGCCGGAAAGGACTGCGCGCCGGCGCGATCTGTACCGTCGACGGCAACCTCGTCGAAGGCACCCAGAAGGGAACCGACACCGAGGACGACGAACTCCCCGAGAAAGCGAAGAACAACGTCGGGCGCGCGATCGATATCGCACTCGAGGCCGCGACGGAACTATAA
- a CDS encoding DUF63 family protein, whose translation MVLPEGFVLPPWYLLVPILVVLGGVLALLWELEPPVTDRTVVAFVPWMMFGSTLHVLYRTGAYPENIEVLFTSPGVYLITAIIAGFAWIVGIFLYEGGLQPTIERVVGVTGTGFFAVFAMLAIGRSLGAGTFEPFWPVIAVVVSGIVTALAWLALGLWFTDVAATTGATGALVVFGHTLDGISTAIGYDVLGASEEVPVSRMILEAGTALPTADYIGGGWLFVLVKVLLALVILGLFKEYVEEEPRQARTVLALIAAIGLGPGVHNTLLFVVG comes from the coding sequence ATGGTGTTACCAGAGGGGTTCGTCCTCCCGCCGTGGTATCTCCTCGTGCCGATCCTGGTGGTGCTCGGCGGCGTGCTGGCGTTGCTGTGGGAACTCGAGCCGCCGGTAACCGATCGGACGGTCGTAGCCTTCGTGCCGTGGATGATGTTCGGGTCGACGTTACACGTCCTCTACCGGACCGGCGCCTATCCGGAGAACATCGAGGTACTGTTTACTTCGCCCGGCGTCTACCTGATTACGGCGATCATCGCGGGATTCGCCTGGATCGTCGGTATCTTCCTCTACGAGGGCGGTCTCCAGCCGACGATCGAACGAGTCGTTGGGGTTACGGGCACCGGCTTCTTCGCCGTCTTCGCGATGCTGGCGATCGGTCGAAGCTTGGGTGCCGGGACCTTCGAACCGTTCTGGCCGGTGATCGCCGTCGTCGTCTCCGGCATCGTTACCGCACTCGCCTGGCTCGCGCTCGGGCTCTGGTTTACCGACGTCGCGGCGACGACGGGCGCGACGGGGGCGCTCGTCGTCTTCGGCCATACGCTCGACGGCATCTCGACGGCGATCGGCTACGACGTGCTCGGTGCCAGCGAGGAGGTCCCGGTCTCCCGGATGATTCTCGAGGCCGGGACAGCACTACCGACTGCCGATTATATCGGTGGCGGCTGGCTGTTCGTGCTCGTAAAAGTCCTGCTCGCGCTCGTGATACTCGGACTGTTCAAGGAGTACGTCGAGGAAGAGCCCAGACAGGCCCGGACAGTCCTCGCGCTCATCGCTGCTATCGGTCTCGGGCCCGGCGTTCACAACACCTTGCTGTTCGTCGTCGGCTAG
- a CDS encoding zinc-binding dehydrogenase, whose amino-acid sequence MQAVKITEHGDTDVIEYGEYPDPKVGRDEVLVDVKAGALNHLDIWTRRGLPTLDLEMPHIPGSDGAGVVEEIGEDVTRFEEGDRVALSAGVGDFRMDDPTLDPNYHIIGEHVPGIHAEYAAIPEDNLIPVPEDVDWTVAGSSCLVFQTAWRMLIDRADLEVGEKVLVLGASGGVGHAALQIADYAGAEVYATGSTEEKLEYAREHGADSVCNYEEENFADWVRSETGGRGVDVVVEHVGAPTWRDSIKSLTKGGRLVTCGGTAGGNPETDIPRIFWNQLQIIGSTMATPDQVDDVMELVWDGTLEPAIREELPMSESARAHEIIEGREGFGKVVVRPDSELE is encoded by the coding sequence ATGCAGGCCGTCAAAATCACCGAACACGGAGACACGGACGTCATCGAGTACGGCGAGTATCCCGACCCAAAGGTCGGCCGCGACGAGGTGCTGGTCGACGTGAAAGCCGGCGCGCTCAACCACCTCGACATCTGGACGCGCCGTGGGCTGCCGACGCTCGACCTCGAGATGCCTCACATCCCCGGCAGCGACGGCGCGGGAGTCGTCGAGGAGATCGGCGAGGACGTCACGCGCTTCGAGGAGGGCGACCGTGTCGCGCTGTCGGCCGGCGTCGGCGACTTTCGGATGGACGACCCGACGCTCGATCCGAACTACCACATCATCGGCGAGCACGTTCCCGGCATCCACGCCGAGTACGCCGCGATCCCCGAGGACAACTTGATTCCGGTCCCCGAGGATGTCGACTGGACGGTCGCTGGCTCGAGTTGCCTGGTCTTCCAGACCGCCTGGCGGATGCTGATAGACCGTGCGGATCTCGAGGTCGGCGAGAAAGTTCTCGTGCTCGGTGCGAGCGGCGGCGTCGGCCACGCCGCCTTACAGATCGCCGACTACGCCGGCGCGGAGGTGTACGCGACCGGCAGCACCGAGGAAAAACTCGAGTACGCCCGCGAGCACGGCGCGGACTCCGTCTGTAACTACGAAGAGGAGAACTTCGCAGATTGGGTACGTTCGGAGACCGGCGGTCGGGGGGTCGACGTCGTCGTGGAACACGTCGGCGCACCCACGTGGCGGGACTCGATCAAGAGCCTGACGAAAGGAGGGAGACTCGTCACCTGTGGCGGCACCGCCGGCGGCAATCCCGAGACGGACATCCCGCGAATCTTCTGGAACCAGCTCCAGATCATCGGCTCGACGATGGCGACGCCCGATCAGGTCGACGACGTCATGGAACTGGTCTGGGACGGCACGCTCGAGCCTGCGATCCGGGAGGAACTCCCGATGAGCGAGAGCGCCCGCGCTCACGAGATCATCGAGGGTCGCGAGGGTTTCGGCAAGGTCGTCGTTCGGCCGGACAGCGAACTCGAGTGA
- a CDS encoding AI-2E family transporter gives MNLSRGYLLALFAVFAYLSWQLVDPFLQYVLAAILIAFLLYPVQRRLERRISPTITAFLLVGFAIVGFLVPFVLVAVVVAGDAANLLQEVDPEDLQIAEIEDRLEDETGIEVDITETVADSAEQIGTILLEQTTAWFGVLTHTLIGVGLALFLLYYLLKEGDALLDWLREMTPLPDDVQDDLYDELEEVTWAVLAGHVLIAIIEGVIAGLGLFATGIPNAAFWTFVMVIFSLVPLIGAFIVWGPAVLYLLLTGEPILAIGLAVYSAVIVGVADDYLRPIVVDRYAEISPAVIILGVLGGIYAFGIMGLFFGPVVLGALVATLSVINEHYERLEGETGTEY, from the coding sequence GTGAACCTCAGCAGGGGCTACCTCCTCGCGCTCTTTGCCGTCTTCGCGTACCTCTCCTGGCAACTCGTCGATCCGTTTCTCCAGTACGTCCTCGCCGCGATCCTGATCGCGTTCCTGCTGTACCCTGTCCAGCGACGACTCGAGCGGCGGATCTCGCCGACGATCACCGCGTTCTTGCTCGTCGGATTCGCGATCGTCGGCTTCCTCGTCCCGTTCGTGCTCGTCGCCGTCGTCGTCGCCGGCGACGCAGCAAACCTCCTCCAGGAAGTCGACCCCGAGGACCTTCAGATAGCCGAGATAGAGGATCGACTCGAGGACGAGACCGGAATCGAGGTCGACATCACCGAGACCGTAGCCGACTCCGCCGAACAGATCGGAACGATACTGCTCGAGCAGACGACCGCGTGGTTCGGCGTGCTCACGCACACGCTGATCGGAGTCGGACTGGCACTGTTCTTGCTGTACTATCTGCTCAAGGAGGGCGACGCCTTGCTGGACTGGCTCCGGGAAATGACGCCGCTTCCCGACGACGTCCAGGACGACCTCTACGACGAACTCGAGGAGGTCACCTGGGCCGTACTCGCGGGACACGTCCTGATCGCGATCATCGAGGGTGTGATCGCGGGGCTGGGACTGTTCGCGACCGGTATTCCGAACGCCGCGTTCTGGACGTTCGTCATGGTCATCTTCTCGCTGGTACCGCTGATCGGGGCCTTCATCGTGTGGGGGCCGGCCGTCCTCTACCTCCTCCTGACGGGCGAGCCTATCCTGGCGATCGGACTGGCGGTCTACAGCGCGGTTATCGTCGGGGTCGCCGACGACTACCTGCGGCCGATCGTCGTCGATCGGTACGCCGAGATCAGTCCGGCCGTCATCATCCTCGGCGTCCTCGGCGGGATCTACGCCTTCGGGATCATGGGGCTGTTCTTCGGTCCCGTCGTCCTCGGCGCTCTGGTCGCGACGCTCTCGGTCATCAACGAGCACTACGAGCGACTCGAGGGTGAAACTGGGACGGAATACTGA
- a CDS encoding HNH endonuclease yields the protein MTSSEWHGDRDAVLERDDHTCRRCGASRSGDDETVLHLYPVGDVPLEGSVHESALVTVCSPCFASLQRSPAGDAVRLESDDLFDLVREMTQRQGVTISAVASFASLATSLPDELEDDDTAAPEYVRARREVLLAIDSVPSRLERLTVAETDHLGEAVTEPLEAVVDAATQLQSELRQLVGLGESIVAGLDRCHGCLEPLEAEDRCPTCDLERRDVDDWRDEDGEVAFQLLYDEVNESLQGASDTTETLTEGSATLATQLQS from the coding sequence GTGACTTCCAGCGAGTGGCACGGCGACCGAGACGCCGTGCTCGAACGAGACGACCACACCTGCCGGCGCTGTGGAGCATCGAGGAGCGGCGACGACGAGACGGTGTTGCACCTCTATCCAGTGGGTGACGTTCCACTCGAGGGCTCGGTCCACGAGAGCGCGCTCGTCACCGTCTGTTCGCCGTGTTTCGCGTCTCTGCAGCGGTCGCCGGCCGGCGACGCGGTTCGCCTCGAGTCCGACGACCTCTTCGATCTGGTCCGCGAGATGACCCAGCGACAGGGCGTGACCATCTCCGCTGTCGCGTCGTTCGCGTCGCTCGCGACGTCGCTGCCCGACGAACTCGAGGACGACGACACAGCGGCGCCCGAATACGTCCGGGCCCGCCGCGAGGTCTTGCTCGCGATCGACTCCGTTCCCTCGCGACTCGAACGCCTCACGGTTGCCGAGACGGACCACCTCGGGGAAGCGGTCACGGAACCGCTCGAGGCGGTCGTGGATGCGGCGACGCAACTCCAGTCGGAACTTCGGCAACTCGTCGGACTCGGCGAGTCGATCGTCGCCGGCCTGGATCGCTGTCACGGCTGTCTCGAACCGCTCGAGGCCGAGGATCGGTGTCCGACCTGTGACCTCGAGCGTCGCGACGTCGACGACTGGCGCGACGAGGACGGCGAGGTCGCGTTCCAGTTGCTGTACGACGAGGTAAACGAATCCCTACAGGGAGCGTCGGATACGACGGAGACGCTGACAGAGGGTTCGGCGACGTTGGCGACGCAACTCCAGTCGTAG
- a CDS encoding carbohydrate kinase family protein — MVTVLTAGHVNWDVTLRIDRLPEPDGESAIRSQSQSGGGSAANVAAALAGLEVETGLIGSVGDDDNGVLARRELESAGVSLDGLRVVDDAETAVKYLLVDDEGEVAVLGNDGVNEAVGPEDIDPERIRSADHVHLTSQRPDTAATIAEVASDADLTISFDPGRRLENREYGDALELADVVFANDREVASLLEGEYEHVGSEFSDRIVVVKHGGDGAKVHTPEMTYEHPGFDVDPVDTAGAGDAFAAGFLAVALPDGDLERALEYANACGALTASEGGARSAPTAERVAEFLDSWY; from the coding sequence ATGGTCACAGTGCTTACCGCCGGCCACGTCAACTGGGACGTGACTCTCCGCATCGATCGACTGCCGGAACCCGACGGCGAGTCCGCGATCCGCTCGCAGTCCCAGTCCGGCGGCGGCAGTGCTGCAAACGTCGCCGCCGCACTCGCCGGCCTCGAGGTCGAAACCGGTCTCATCGGTAGCGTCGGTGACGACGACAACGGCGTCCTCGCCAGACGCGAACTCGAGTCGGCGGGCGTCTCCCTCGACGGACTCCGGGTGGTCGACGACGCGGAGACGGCAGTGAAGTACCTCCTCGTCGACGACGAGGGAGAGGTCGCGGTGCTGGGCAACGACGGCGTCAACGAGGCCGTCGGCCCCGAAGATATCGACCCCGAACGCATCCGATCGGCCGATCACGTCCACCTCACGAGCCAGCGTCCCGACACCGCCGCAACGATCGCCGAGGTCGCGAGCGACGCAGACCTCACGATCAGTTTCGATCCCGGCCGCCGACTCGAGAACCGGGAGTACGGCGACGCGCTCGAACTCGCGGACGTCGTCTTCGCGAACGACAGGGAGGTCGCCTCCTTGCTCGAGGGCGAGTACGAACACGTCGGCTCCGAGTTTAGCGATCGGATCGTCGTCGTCAAACACGGCGGCGACGGGGCGAAGGTCCACACCCCCGAGATGACCTACGAACACCCCGGGTTCGACGTGGATCCGGTCGACACCGCCGGTGCGGGCGATGCGTTCGCCGCCGGCTTCCTCGCGGTGGCACTTCCCGACGGCGACCTAGAGCGGGCACTCGAGTACGCGAACGCCTGTGGCGCACTCACCGCGAGCGAAGGGGGGGCACGCAGTGCACCGACGGCGGAACGGGTCGCGGAGTTTCTCGATTCCTGGTACTGA
- a CDS encoding amphi-Trp domain-containing protein, producing MSDSHTDPAVDHRLERSVDRTDVAAVFRSLAAALEDDGVRIENGGIAVDATIPARLTVGIEAGYDDDTDPPVAGLGIDLEWDDPDGSSLQVTEKDRDEEETAGISIGERHESDSSTDPAMATMPPDGVLRDQNSRTSGDDGSSRSGRTSRFEVYQDRADEWRWRLVHWNGNIVADSGEGYASRGNAERAVRGVMRAVPDATVVRLEDGDE from the coding sequence ATGAGCGACTCACACACAGATCCAGCGGTCGACCACCGACTCGAGCGTTCCGTCGATCGAACCGACGTCGCGGCCGTCTTCCGGTCGCTCGCGGCCGCCCTCGAGGACGACGGCGTTCGAATCGAGAACGGCGGAATCGCCGTCGATGCTACGATTCCGGCACGGCTCACCGTGGGGATCGAGGCCGGCTACGACGACGATACCGATCCGCCAGTCGCCGGACTGGGCATCGATCTCGAGTGGGACGACCCGGATGGCTCGAGTCTCCAGGTGACGGAGAAAGACCGTGACGAAGAGGAGACGGCCGGGATCAGTATCGGGGAACGACACGAGAGCGATTCGTCGACGGATCCGGCGATGGCGACGATGCCACCGGACGGAGTCCTCAGGGACCAAAACTCGAGAACGTCCGGGGACGACGGCTCGAGCAGGAGTGGCCGGACCAGCCGGTTCGAGGTGTATCAGGATCGGGCCGACGAGTGGCGGTGGCGACTCGTCCACTGGAACGGCAACATCGTCGCCGACAGCGGCGAGGGGTACGCCTCGCGAGGAAACGCGGAACGGGCCGTCCGCGGCGTGATGCGGGCCGTTCCGGACGCGACCGTCGTCCGCCTCGAGGACGGAGACGAGTGA